Proteins encoded together in one Megalops cyprinoides isolate fMegCyp1 chromosome 20, fMegCyp1.pri, whole genome shotgun sequence window:
- the gk5 gene encoding putative glycerol kinase 5, with product MGTQRNGFKRESYILSVDVGTTSIRCHVYDKQAQIKGSCSTKVTLLYPQPGWVEMDPEELWQGFVAVVKGAVNDSGLQMRQMEALGISTQRATFTTWDRKTGTPFHNFISWQDLRAAELVGAWNRSCTMKAIHGVMKVLHCLTRQKRFQAASLVVFSTQHVTMRLAWILQHCANVRRAVEEGTCCFGTIDTWLLYKLSKGLVHATDYSNASATGIFDSYQMCWSGFLCSLVSLPLSIFPTVEDTGHNYGTSDPSIFGLPIPVMSVMADQQAAMFGECCFNTGDVKITMGTGTFMDINTGNKPHTSVAGLYPLVGWKIGPDVVYLAEGNAADTGTAIKWAQELDLFSEVQETEAMAVSVNDSDGVCFVPSFSGLQAPLNDPRACASFMGLKPSTTKNHLVRAILESVAFRNKQLYDIMLRETRIPITRIRADGGVCTNDFIMQLTADLLGKKIDRPSHFDMSSLGAAFVAGLGVGFWKSQEELKHLRCTDRVFLPRGARDGYTGVLLSWERALQRSLHWYSKP from the exons ATGGGGACCCAGAGGAACGGCTTCAAGAGAGAAAGTTATATTCTTTCAGTTGACGTGGGGACAACATCGATCAGATGTCACGTCTATGACAAGCAAGCTCAAATTAAAGGATCATGCTCCACAAAG GTGACTCTTCTGTACCCTCAGCCGGGATGGGTCGAGATGGACCCGGAAGAGCTGTGGCAGGGGTTCGTCGCCGTGGTGAAGGGCGCAGTTAACG ACTCAGGTTTGCAGATGAGACAGATGGAAGCTCTCGGGATCTCAACGCAGAGAGCCACGTTCACCACCTGGGACAG GAAGACTGGGACCCCCTTTCACAACTTCATCAGCTGGCAGGACCTGAGGGCTGCTGAGCTGGTTGGCGCCTGGAACCGGTCCTGCACTATGAAG GCGATCCATGGTGTGATGAAGGTGCTACACTGCCTCACCAGACAGAAGCGCTTCCAGGCAGCCAGCCTGGTGGTATTCTCCACCCAACACGTCACGATGCGCCTAGCCTGGATCCTGCAGCACTGCGCAAAT GTGAGACGGGCAGTCGAGGAGGGGACCTGCTGCTTCGGGACCATTGACACCTGGCTGCTGTACAAGCTCAGTAAAG GATTGGTTCACGCCACAGACTATTCCAATGCCAGTGCGACAGGCATATTTGACTCGTATCAG ATGTGCTGGAGCGGGTTCCTGTGCTCTCTCGTATCGCTGCCCCTGTCCATCTTCCCCACAGTAGAGGACACTGG TCACAACTATGGCACCTCTGATCCGAGCATCTTTGGCCTGCCCATCCCAGTCATGTCGGTG ATGGCAGACCAGCAGGCAGCCATGTTTGGTGAGTGCTGCTTCAACACGGGTGATGTGAAGATCACCATGGGAACCGGCACTTTCATGGACATCAACACGGGGAACAAACCTCACACTTCCGTGGCAG GACTGTACCCTCTTGTGGGTTGGAAGATTGGGCCAGACGTGGTGTATCTGGCTGAGGGTAATGCTGCAGACACTGGCACAGCCATAAAGTGGGCACAGGAGCTAG ACTTGTTTTCGGAGGTGCAGGAGACGGAGGCGATGGCTGTCAGCGTGAATGACTCAGATGGCGTTTGCTTCGTCCCCTCTTTCAGTGGcctacag GCTCCTCTCAATGACCCCAGAGCGTGTGCGTCTTTCATGGGCCTTAAACCTTCAACCACCAAGAACCACCTGGTCCGTGCAATCCTGGAGTCCGTCGCTTTTAG gaACAAGCAGCTCTATGATATAATGCTCCGGGAAACACGCATTCCCATCACCAGAATCAG GGCGGATGGGGGCGTGTGCACCAATGACTTCATCATGCAGTTGACAGCGGACCTGCTGGGGAAAAAGATCGACAGGCCGAGCCACTTCGACATGTCCAGTCTGGGGGCGGCCTTTGTGGCCGGCTTGGGAGTGG GTTTTTGGAAGagccaggaggagctgaagcacCTGCGTTGTACAGACAGGGTGTTCCTGCCGCGGGGAGCTCGAGACGGGTACACGGGCGTCCTGCTGAGCTGGGAAAGGGCGCTGCAGCGATCCTTGCACTGGTACAGCAAGCCCTGA
- the atp1b3a gene encoding sodium/potassium-transporting ATPase subunit beta-3a: MSNPAIATKEEKPEEQKENQSSWKDFLYNPRTGEFMGRTASSWALIFLFYLVFYGFLAGMFTLTMWVMLQTLDESTPKYRDRVSNPGLVIRPRLMDIVFNRTDPLKYGKYVQNLEAFLKQYNDTEQERNELCVAGQFFEQDDQAEKKVCQFKRSLLRQCSGLSDINFGYAEGKPCVLVKMNRIIGLKPEGDPYINCTAKRETSLQMLYFPSEGRFDKMYFPYYGKKAHEKYVQPLVAVKLLLTKDDYNTEINVECKVEGTNLRNNDDRDKFLGRVTFKVKVIE; this comes from the exons ATGTCGAACCCAGCCATAGCGACCAAGGAGGAGAAGCCAGAAGAACAGAAGGAGAACCAGTCTAGTTGGAAAGATTTTCTCTACAATCCGAGAACTGGGGAGTTTATGGGTCGCACCGCCAGCAGCTGGG ctctcatcttcctcttctaCCTGGTGTTCTACGGTTTTCTGGCGGGAATGTTCACTCTCACCATGTGGGTCATGCTGCAGACGCTGGATGAGTCCACGCCCAAGTACCGTGACAGAGTCTCCAATCCAG GGTTGGTGATAAGGCCGAGGTTGATGGATATCGTTTTTAACCGAACTGACCCTCTGAAGTATGGGAAGTACGTGCAAAACCTGGAGGCCTTCTTAAAGC AGTATAATGACACGGAGCAGGAACggaatgagctgtgtgtggcGGGGCAGTTCTTTGAGCAGGACGACCAGGCGGAGAAGAAGGTGTGCCAGTTCAAGCGCAGCCTTCTCAGGCAGTGTTCAGGCCTGTCTGACATCAACTTCGGCTACGCTGAGGGCAAGCCCTGTGTCCTGGTCAAGATGAACAGA aTCATTGGACTGAAGCCAGAGGGCGATCCGTACATTAACTGCACCGCCAAG AGAGAAACTTCCCTACAGATGCTGTACTTCCCAAGTGAAGGAAGGTTTGATAAGATGTACTTCCCTTACTatgggaaaaaagcacat GAGAAGTATGTTCAACCTCTTGTCGCGGTCAAGCTGCTGCTGACGAAGGATGACTACAACACCGAGATCAACGTGGAGTGCAAGGTCGAGGGCACCAACCTGCGGAACAATGACGACCGCGACAAGTTCCTGGGGCGCGTGACGTTCAAGGTGAAGGTGATCGAGTAG